A stretch of Phragmites australis chromosome 12, lpPhrAust1.1, whole genome shotgun sequence DNA encodes these proteins:
- the LOC133887452 gene encoding uncharacterized protein LOC133887452 — protein sequence MRHLGANLYTRYRSKSLVKRFKGLCLQNQQAKFNEIWRELNETTRKMMADQQAGEDQLRAQMVGGQTIVSRSRGTFSQWIAGKPAERWALIHDTHGARYSIMTTNIAEAFNNVLKGVRGLPLCAIIELTFYRTADYFRDRGNAAMKCSTRFSPKVEQIISRRRSKAHFHRSRIYDLANNDFEVMCRRRYASGYSAGDTVQQCQLGPNEVKCTCNKPKLHHIPCSHVLAACRDIGGNDGSQYVSPYFTIDALRSTWLPKMRSFNIGTNYKSIEGPKWLPYPRARRTDPGRPRSTRLQGDMDEADAVDGLRRCKLCKQPGHDRRTCPTRQ from the exons atgcgacacttgggtgcgaacctgtacacaaggtaccgcagcaagtcgcttgtaaagagattcaaagggctatgtcttcagaaccagcaggcgaagttcaatgagatatggagagagttaaatgagaccactcgcaagatgatggcagaccagcaagcaggggaggatcaactgcgggcgcaaatggttgggggccaaactatcgttagtcgttcacgtggtacatttagccagtggatagcggggaagccggcggagcgttgggcccttatccatgacactcatggtgccag gtactccatcatgacaacgaacatagcggaggcgttcaacaatgtcctgaagggagtacggggcctcccgttgtgtgccattattgagctcacattctacagaacggcggactactttcgagaccgtggtaatgctgctatgaagtgcagcacacggttttcacctaaggtggagcaaatcatatcaagaaggaggagcaaggcacactttcatcggtcgaggatctacgacttggccaacaatgactttgaggtcatgtgccgccgtaggtatgcttcagggtatagcgccggggacaccgtgcagcaatgtcaacttggacctaacgaggtgaagtgcacatgcaataagccaaaactgcaccatatcccgtgctcgcatgtcttagccgcttgcagggacataggtggcaatgacggatcacagtacgtatcaccgtacttcacgatcgatgcattgaggagcacatggcttccaaagatgcggtcctttaaCATCGGAACCAACTACAAATCGATCGAGGGTCCTAAGTGGCTACCTTATCCAcgagcacgacgcacagatcctggaaggcctagatctacgaggctgcaaggtgacatggatgaagcagatgctgttgatggccttcgcaggtgcaaactttgcaaacaacctggacatgacaggaggacttgcccgacccgtcagtaa
- the LOC133887451 gene encoding serine/threonine-protein phosphatase 7 long form homolog isoform X1 has translation MAHGGLPELLQQRYDENHRGRMIFTGQQLGPLRARSVHKIKELDPRFHEPLARAGLLPFALMMDGAPMEVGGRTPLPAIDEALLTGLVDRWRPETHTFHFPFGEMAVTLRDVAMLTGLPIRGAPLIVSRPAREQWKGYVADRFGVQYDGKDAGLSMSWVHGLTQFGPCPLDADENTLMQHYEVYLYVLLGGIMFCNTAGDYVVPHIVWLAAHLASHPYEPTSYSWGSAVLAATYRGLCDATQRTKRKATITGCLHLLQLWSWEYLPIFRPWVLKCYYPVHISDGIADDIRPTMGYRWIHARLRWSQQQDHGNYSRVISDLDILSADLVDWDPWRMARVKEIADGGLLASSCSRDADLWLTTCFLLYMNCVEVYSPERVQRQFGYRQVVPVPAPRDAGRAHEWSSKGGGGTQD, from the exons atggctcatggtggtcttcccgagcttcttcagcagcggtacgacgagaaccataggggaaggatgatattcacaggacaacag ttgggtccgttacgagcccggagtgtgcacaagattaaggagttggaccctcgattccacgagccactcgcacgggcggGACTACTACCTTTTGCTCTCATGATGgacggagctcccatggaggtcggtggtaggacacctctcccggcaattgatgaggcactgctcacaggtctcgtcgaccgctggcgtcctgagacacacactttccactttccttttggtgagatggcagTAACACtgcgggacgtggccatgctgaccgggctgccaataaggggtgccccgttaatagtttcgcgacccgcaagggagcagtggaagggttatgttgcagatag gtttggtgtgcaatacgacgggaaggatgctggcctctccatgtcctgggttcatgggctgacacagttcggtccatgcccactggatgcggacgagaatacacttatgcaacactatgaggtgtacttatacgtcctgctcggaggcatcatgttctgcaacacggcaggcgattatgtcgtcccacatattgtatggttagcagcccacctcgcgtcacatccttatgagcctacatcttacagttggggatctgcagtgttggctgcaacctacagaggattgtgtgatgcaacccagcgaacAAAGAGGAAGGCAACCATTACAGGGTGCTTACATCTCTTACAGTtatggagttgggagtacctcccgattttcagaccttgggtgctcaagtgctactacccagttcacatctctgatggcattgcagatgacataaggccaacgatggggtatcggtggattcatgccaggctaagatggagtcagcagcaagaccatggtaactactccaggGTGATAAGTGACCTGGACATCCTTAGCGCTGATCTAGTGgattgggatccatggcgtatggcacgagtaaaagaaattgcagatggtggactcctggcatcctcttgtagccgtgacgcagacttatggttgaccacatgcttcttgttgtacatgaactgcgtggaagtatattctccagaacgtgtacagaggcagttcgggtaccgacaggtggtgcctGTTCCAGCACCACGAGACGCCGGACGGGCgcatga gtgGAGCTCAAAGGGGGGCGGAGGCACGCAGGACTAG
- the LOC133887451 gene encoding protein MAIN-LIKE 2-like isoform X2, giving the protein MAHGGLPELLQQRYDENHRGRMIFTGQQLGPLRARSVHKIKELDPRFHEPLARAGLLPFALMMDGAPMEVGGRTPLPAIDEALLTGLVDRWRPETHTFHFPFGEMAVTLRDVAMLTGLPIRGAPLIVSRPAREQWKGYVADRFGVQYDGKDAGLSMSWVHGLTQFGPCPLDADENTLMQHYEVYLYVLLGGIMFCNTAGDYVVPHIVWLAAHLASHPYEPTSYSWGSAVLAATYRGLCDATQRTKRKATITG; this is encoded by the exons atggctcatggtggtcttcccgagcttcttcagcagcggtacgacgagaaccataggggaaggatgatattcacaggacaacag ttgggtccgttacgagcccggagtgtgcacaagattaaggagttggaccctcgattccacgagccactcgcacgggcggGACTACTACCTTTTGCTCTCATGATGgacggagctcccatggaggtcggtggtaggacacctctcccggcaattgatgaggcactgctcacaggtctcgtcgaccgctggcgtcctgagacacacactttccactttccttttggtgagatggcagTAACACtgcgggacgtggccatgctgaccgggctgccaataaggggtgccccgttaatagtttcgcgacccgcaagggagcagtggaagggttatgttgcagatag gtttggtgtgcaatacgacgggaaggatgctggcctctccatgtcctgggttcatgggctgacacagttcggtccatgcccactggatgcggacgagaatacacttatgcaacactatgaggtgtacttatacgtcctgctcggaggcatcatgttctgcaacacggcaggcgattatgtcgtcccacatattgtatggttagcagcccacctcgcgtcacatccttatgagcctacatcttacagttggggatctgcagtgttggctgcaacctacagaggattgtgtgatgcaacccagcgaacAAAGAGGAAGGCAACCATTACAGG atga